In Desulfovibrio litoralis DSM 11393, a genomic segment contains:
- a CDS encoding AzlD domain-containing protein, protein MFSLDHAILILGMAAVTYFSRATPLLLLSGKRLNPFIERWLKCVPAAVLTAMLVPDLIMNKADTSTLFLSFQNPFILAAIPSFLIARFRGGFFAPVLTGVGTLAFLRYLSTNSALFKGLF, encoded by the coding sequence ATGTTTAGCCTCGATCACGCCATATTAATTTTAGGCATGGCAGCCGTAACATATTTTTCAAGGGCAACCCCTCTTTTACTTTTATCCGGTAAAAGGCTTAATCCTTTTATTGAACGCTGGCTTAAGTGTGTGCCTGCTGCGGTTTTAACGGCTATGCTTGTGCCTGATTTAATTATGAATAAAGCTGATACAAGCACTTTGTTTTTGAGCTTTCAAAATCCTTTTATTTTGGCGGCGATACCGAGTTTTTTAATAGCCCGTTTTCGTGGCGGTTTTTTTGCTCCTGTTTTAACCGGGGTTGGAACTTTAGCTTTTTTACGTTATTTAAGCACAAATAGCGCACTATTTAAGGGGCTTTTTTAA
- a CDS encoding chemotaxis protein CheX produces the protein MSSDLNIAKPFIDAVVVILSTMAGIKPKVGTPFVKKDKQATGDVTGFITLSGDKSGSIAVSFELPCALALVRGLLGDDVEDIIQDAEDAVGEVTNMISGRARAKLSEQGITMSGSTPTTYFEPGLEIPHIIESGRVIAIPFNTEYGDFSVEFCFS, from the coding sequence GTGAGTTCAGATCTTAATATAGCAAAACCTTTTATTGATGCCGTTGTTGTTATTTTGTCGACTATGGCGGGAATTAAACCAAAAGTAGGTACTCCGTTTGTAAAAAAAGACAAACAGGCAACGGGAGATGTTACCGGGTTTATTACACTATCAGGAGACAAAAGCGGAAGTATCGCCGTATCGTTTGAGCTTCCCTGTGCGTTAGCGTTAGTTCGGGGTTTGCTGGGTGATGATGTTGAAGATATTATCCAAGACGCTGAAGATGCGGTTGGCGAAGTTACTAATATGATTTCAGGTCGAGCAAGAGCGAAACTTTCGGAACAGGGAATAACAATGAGCGGTTCTACACCGACAACCTATTTTGAACCGGGTCTTGAAATTCCGCATATTATAGAAAGCGGAAGGGTGATTGCTATTCCTTTTAATACCGAATATGGCGATTTTTCCGTTGAGTTTTGTTTTAGCTAA
- a CDS encoding methyl-accepting chemotaxis protein, translated as MFSNLSTMFKIMIVVIVMTIGMSAISFIALSGLYRVDAITNKVVDTELPGMMATDSTLMSIMDITRLEKNIVLEQDQEKIKVYLEELRSLYTQLSNNLSLMDKFYYTSAGVNSMTELRTLVDNWLTEHKKVVELGVLEGGHEDIFIQARALSTGIVKDKLNSLQKALESLSKVKVDVIRNGSEEAGRLFDFAQITVISATVISILVGLFFGWLISKNIMKQLGAEPNDIGILADKIAGGALDTKFDKTITFGVYNAINRMTDNLKAKILEAEDAKIRAGQESELAKQAAKEAEEAKRMAENAKREGMLHAAGQLEEVVGRMTSASTQLSINVDEANRGAGVQKQRVSESVVAMEKMNATIMDVARKAANTSELSLATRSKAIEGSTIVNKVVGAIGIIKTQSDTLKEEMSSLSKQADDIGQIMNVISDIADQTNLLALNAAIEAARAGEAGRGFAVVADEVRKLAEKTMQATEQVGNAINGIQNGTQRSRNSVDTSVKTVIETTELAGHSGAALNEIVELVGTAADQVHSIAIASEEESAASSEITTGMEFINTLADELSHSMEQSHIAVNEVAQQANTIQNIIHEMKKA; from the coding sequence ATGTTCTCTAACTTGAGTACAATGTTTAAGATTATGATCGTTGTTATTGTTATGACAATAGGTATGTCAGCAATAAGCTTTATTGCTTTATCCGGCTTATACCGTGTAGATGCGATAACCAACAAAGTCGTAGATACAGAACTTCCGGGTATGATGGCAACGGATAGCACTTTAATGTCTATAATGGACATTACTCGTTTAGAGAAAAATATAGTATTGGAGCAAGATCAAGAAAAAATAAAAGTATACTTGGAGGAATTACGTTCTCTTTATACTCAATTATCCAATAATTTAAGTTTGATGGATAAATTTTATTATACTTCTGCCGGCGTTAACAGTATGACGGAATTACGCACATTGGTCGATAATTGGCTTACGGAACATAAAAAAGTTGTTGAACTTGGTGTATTAGAAGGTGGACATGAAGATATTTTTATTCAGGCTCGTGCTTTGTCAACAGGAATTGTAAAAGATAAGTTAAATTCATTGCAAAAAGCTTTAGAGTCTTTATCTAAGGTTAAAGTTGATGTAATTAGAAACGGTTCTGAGGAAGCAGGAAGATTATTTGATTTTGCACAAATTACCGTTATTTCTGCTACAGTAATTTCTATTTTGGTAGGGTTGTTTTTTGGTTGGTTGATTTCTAAAAATATTATGAAACAACTTGGTGCAGAGCCTAATGACATTGGGATTTTAGCTGATAAAATAGCCGGTGGTGCTTTAGATACAAAATTTGATAAGACGATTACTTTTGGTGTTTATAATGCCATAAATCGTATGACCGACAACTTGAAAGCCAAAATATTAGAAGCAGAAGATGCAAAAATACGGGCAGGGCAGGAATCAGAACTTGCTAAACAAGCAGCAAAAGAAGCAGAAGAAGCAAAGCGTATGGCAGAAAATGCTAAACGTGAGGGAATGTTACACGCAGCAGGACAGCTAGAAGAGGTTGTAGGGCGTATGACTTCGGCTTCAACTCAACTCAGTATTAATGTTGATGAAGCCAACCGTGGTGCAGGTGTTCAAAAACAACGCGTTAGTGAATCTGTTGTGGCAATGGAAAAAATGAACGCTACAATTATGGACGTTGCTCGTAAAGCCGCAAACACTTCCGAGTTGTCCTTGGCAACTAGAAGTAAAGCCATAGAAGGTTCGACTATTGTTAATAAAGTTGTTGGTGCAATAGGGATTATCAAAACGCAGTCAGATACTTTGAAAGAAGAAATGAGCAGTTTGTCAAAACAGGCTGATGATATTGGTCAAATCATGAATGTAATTTCGGATATTGCCGATCAGACTAACTTGTTGGCGCTAAACGCCGCAATAGAAGCCGCCAGAGCCGGAGAGGCCGGGCGTGGTTTTGCCGTTGTTGCCGACGAAGTGCGTAAGCTGGCTGAAAAAACCATGCAGGCAACAGAGCAAGTAGGTAATGCGATTAACGGCATTCAAAACGGAACTCAACGCAGTCGCAATAGCGTTGATACCTCTGTAAAAACAGTAATAGAAACCACAGAGCTTGCCGGACATTCCGGTGCTGCTTTAAATGAAATTGTAGAATTGGTTGGAACAGCCGCAGATCAGGTGCATTCAATTGCAATCGCCAGTGAAGAAGAGTCTGCCGCCAGCTCTGAAATAACCACAGGTATGGAATTCATTAATACTCTTGCCGACGAATTGTCTCATTCCATGGAACAGTCGCATATCGCTGTTAATGAAGTTGCACAACAAGCCAATACAATTCAGAATATTATTCATGAAATGAAAAAAGCATAA
- the dnaA gene encoding chromosomal replication initiator protein DnaA, with amino-acid sequence MQKRWQEILQVLEHCLDPGLFNIWVSKLEGEINDNILTIKAKNTFVVNAVKERFATIIKEVADNILEQDTVLRFAVLNACDLSLSSSPPNSKDEAGTNSLMPLPVPSSYKLPSQTPKTDYVEVLSSFENCNPQTISPLTQGTQPTKTELSAEKITQLGLPVTYQGLDYKRTSKNNFSWRYSFDSFVVGASNEFAYAASKSLCTNNCFANILFLNSAPGLGKTHLTQASGQLLENSANKQKLNTAYLTAEEFCSQFVATLKNHSTSSFKEKFRELDILLLEDVHFLQGKQKIQDELLASLKAITERGGRVVLSSSFSPKELHDIDDQLISRFSSGIIANIERPNLQTRVKIIQEKSKLHQVVLPEQVTELLASHIQSDIRKIEGCIQNLVLKAKLLNAPVDLNMAMDILKNYINSEVKLSFNEILEKICQGLQLTPEQISSKSRKREYVFARNTAYFLARKYTDLSLQQIGERFNRKHSSVIKGITSLEEEMNRKTQLGMQLKRTISLIEQNSMSYN; translated from the coding sequence ATGCAAAAAAGATGGCAAGAAATATTACAAGTGCTTGAGCATTGTTTAGACCCCGGATTGTTTAATATTTGGGTGTCTAAGCTCGAGGGCGAAATTAATGATAATATTTTAACCATTAAGGCAAAAAACACCTTTGTTGTTAATGCGGTTAAAGAAAGGTTTGCGACTATTATTAAAGAAGTCGCCGACAATATTTTAGAACAAGATACCGTTTTACGTTTCGCGGTTTTAAATGCTTGCGATCTAAGCCTTTCATCTTCCCCACCAAACAGCAAAGACGAAGCAGGAACAAACTCTCTTATGCCCTTGCCTGTTCCAAGCTCTTATAAACTCCCCTCCCAAACGCCTAAAACAGACTATGTTGAGGTTTTGTCTTCTTTTGAAAATTGTAACCCACAAACAATATCACCACTCACACAGGGCACACAACCCACAAAAACCGAACTATCAGCCGAAAAAATCACACAACTCGGCCTACCTGTTACTTACCAAGGTTTAGACTATAAAAGAACGTCTAAAAATAACTTTTCTTGGCGTTATTCCTTTGATAGTTTTGTGGTTGGAGCTTCCAACGAATTTGCTTATGCTGCCTCAAAAAGCCTTTGTACAAATAATTGTTTTGCAAATATTTTATTTTTAAATTCTGCACCCGGGCTTGGAAAAACCCATTTAACCCAAGCATCAGGACAGCTTCTTGAAAATTCGGCAAACAAACAAAAGCTTAATACTGCCTATTTAACAGCAGAAGAGTTTTGTTCTCAATTTGTCGCAACGTTAAAGAATCATTCCACTAGCAGCTTTAAAGAAAAATTTAGAGAGCTCGATATTTTATTGCTTGAAGATGTTCACTTTTTACAAGGAAAACAAAAAATACAAGACGAGTTGCTTGCCTCTCTTAAAGCAATAACCGAACGAGGTGGGCGTGTTGTTTTATCAAGTTCTTTTTCTCCAAAAGAGCTACACGACATTGACGACCAACTTATTTCACGCTTTTCATCAGGTATTATCGCCAATATCGAACGTCCCAACTTGCAAACCAGAGTTAAAATTATTCAAGAAAAATCTAAATTACATCAAGTTGTTTTACCCGAACAAGTTACCGAACTTCTCGCCTCACACATTCAAAGCGACATAAGAAAAATCGAAGGTTGTATTCAAAATCTGGTGTTAAAAGCCAAATTGCTTAATGCTCCCGTCGACTTAAATATGGCAATGGATATTTTAAAAAATTATATTAATTCAGAAGTAAAGCTCAGTTTTAATGAGATTTTAGAAAAAATATGCCAGGGGCTACAACTCACTCCTGAACAAATTTCATCTAAGAGCCGTAAAAGAGAATATGTATTCGCCCGTAATACAGCTTATTTTCTCGCTCGCAAATATACAGACCTTTCCCTCCAACAGATTGGTGAACGCTTCAACAGAAAACATTCAAGCGTTATCAAAGGAATCACCTCATTAGAAGAAGAAATGAACAGAAAAACCCAACTCGGAATGCAGCTTAAACGCACTATATCTCTTATTGAACAAAACAGCATGAGCTATAATTAG
- a CDS encoding ABC transporter ATP-binding protein: MLEIKDLHVNIGDVEVLRGINLTIDAGETFILFGPNGSGKTTLLMTLMGFNNYKVTSGKIIFKGEDITDAPMYDRARMGMGMSFQRPPTIHGLKTRHLVEMCGQGRKVPVDDLAAQVNFDRFLERDVNAGFSGGEIKRSELLQLMAQQPDLVLFDEPESGVDLENMVLIGQTARKLLDGSVQPASCSGAALFSNKESMKSLKAKCSTAGLIITHTGYILQYVNADRGQVMFNGQLCCEARPLDILDHVRQYGYKECMRCFSNDNTCSPLPDMTSKK, from the coding sequence ATGTTAGAGATAAAAGATTTACATGTTAATATCGGAGATGTCGAAGTTTTAAGAGGCATTAATCTTACTATTGATGCCGGTGAAACTTTTATTTTATTTGGTCCAAACGGTTCGGGAAAAACCACGCTATTAATGACTTTAATGGGCTTTAATAACTATAAAGTTACTTCAGGAAAAATTATATTTAAAGGCGAAGATATTACTGATGCCCCTATGTACGATCGTGCGAGAATGGGTATGGGTATGTCTTTCCAACGTCCTCCGACTATTCATGGTTTAAAAACCAGACATTTGGTTGAAATGTGTGGACAAGGCAGAAAGGTGCCGGTTGATGATTTGGCCGCACAGGTAAACTTTGATCGTTTTTTAGAACGTGATGTAAACGCCGGTTTTTCAGGTGGTGAAATTAAACGCTCAGAACTTTTACAACTTATGGCTCAACAACCAGATTTGGTGCTTTTTGACGAACCTGAATCAGGCGTTGACCTTGAAAATATGGTGTTAATCGGTCAAACCGCACGCAAACTTTTAGACGGATCGGTTCAGCCAGCCTCTTGCTCCGGTGCTGCTTTGTTTTCCAATAAAGAAAGCATGAAATCGTTGAAAGCGAAATGTAGCACCGCCGGTTTGATTATTACTCATACCGGTTATATCCTACAGTATGTTAATGCAGACCGAGGTCAAGTAATGTTTAACGGACAATTGTGTTGCGAAGCCAGACCGTTGGATATTTTGGATCATGTGCGTCAATATGGTTATAAAGAATGTATGCGTTGTTTTTCCAATGATAATACCTGTAGTCCTCTGCCTGATATGACTTCTAAAAAATAG
- a CDS encoding SufB/SufD family protein, which translates to MSSSIELTKYNFNDGQESQISDLRNLNNADKKRLLFAGIDVEAKNSAGTFMHLNHSGVHCQSRHEGLEILDIKSALKKYDGLPEYFWKMVNPEKDEFTRAAKEHLHGGYFIRVRKGVKITEPVQSCLFIRGKNVGQNVHNIVVVEEGAELHVLTGCATSEDSKHTAHMGISEFYVHKGGKLTFTMIHNWGEDALVRPRSAGMMDEDAVFINNYVLLKPVTDLQMYPSISLNGANSVARFSSVVVAPEGSHIDSGNRILLNAPKTRGEIVARTLTTGGTIINRGFIGGHAPTAKGHLECKGLILGEGRIYAIPELDATVDGVDLSHEAAVGKIAQEEIEYLMARGLDEDQATSTIVRGFLNVDIMGLPKELETAIQSQIDQLNSGNAM; encoded by the coding sequence ATGAGTTCTTCAATAGAATTAACTAAATATAACTTTAATGACGGTCAGGAAAGTCAAATCAGCGATTTGCGTAACTTGAACAACGCCGATAAAAAACGCTTGCTGTTTGCTGGTATTGACGTTGAAGCAAAAAACAGTGCCGGAACTTTTATGCACTTAAACCACTCAGGCGTTCATTGTCAAAGTCGCCACGAAGGGCTTGAAATACTTGATATTAAAAGTGCATTGAAGAAATATGACGGCTTACCCGAATATTTTTGGAAAATGGTAAACCCTGAAAAAGACGAATTTACTCGTGCGGCAAAAGAACATTTGCATGGCGGTTATTTTATTCGTGTTAGAAAAGGGGTAAAAATCACCGAACCTGTCCAGTCATGCCTTTTTATCAGGGGTAAAAACGTAGGGCAAAACGTGCATAACATTGTTGTAGTGGAAGAAGGTGCAGAGCTTCATGTTTTAACGGGCTGTGCCACTTCTGAAGATTCTAAACATACGGCACATATGGGTATTTCTGAATTTTATGTACATAAAGGCGGAAAGCTTACTTTTACCATGATTCATAACTGGGGCGAAGATGCTTTGGTGCGTCCGCGTTCTGCCGGAATGATGGACGAAGACGCTGTTTTCATTAATAACTATGTGTTGTTAAAACCTGTTACCGATTTACAGATGTATCCGAGTATTTCTTTAAACGGTGCGAATAGCGTAGCACGTTTTAGCTCTGTGGTTGTTGCTCCCGAAGGTTCTCATATTGATAGCGGTAACCGTATATTATTGAATGCCCCAAAGACACGCGGTGAAATCGTGGCACGTACTTTAACCACAGGCGGAACAATTATTAACCGTGGTTTTATCGGCGGACATGCACCAACAGCCAAGGGACATTTGGAGTGTAAGGGTTTAATTTTAGGAGAGGGTAGAATTTACGCAATTCCTGAACTTGATGCGACTGTTGACGGGGTTGACTTATCTCACGAAGCAGCCGTTGGAAAAATAGCCCAAGAAGAAATAGAATATTTAATGGCGAGAGGGCTTGATGAAGATCAGGCAACCTCAACAATTGTACGCGGTTTCTTAAATGTTGATATTATGGGATTGCCTAAAGAATTGGAAACAGCCATTCAGTCTCAGATTGATCAGCTTAATTCCGGCAACGCCATGTAA
- the thyX gene encoding FAD-dependent thymidylate synthase encodes MPPVSCNVKILNHTPEPLALIYAAFRQCYHSGYIVDMWERLLSGAVSKEEQAEFVRKVIESGHTSPIEHVSFTFAAEGISRALSHQLVRHRIASYSQQSQRYVNASAFNYILPPAIAKNPEAKACFEKCMLDITKAYGELKELLEKDGRGDKAKEDARFVLPQATETRIVFTMNCRSLLNFFEHRCCLRAQWEIRHLAELMLEECKEVLPVVFQYAGAKCESLGYCPESEKFTCGRYPQKS; translated from the coding sequence ATGCCACCTGTATCTTGTAACGTAAAAATATTAAATCATACTCCCGAACCGCTTGCCTTAATATATGCCGCATTTCGTCAATGTTATCACTCAGGATATATTGTTGATATGTGGGAGCGGTTGTTGAGCGGGGCTGTTTCTAAAGAAGAACAGGCGGAATTTGTGCGTAAGGTAATAGAAAGCGGACATACCAGCCCGATTGAGCATGTCAGTTTTACTTTTGCCGCCGAGGGAATTTCCAGAGCTTTGAGTCATCAGCTTGTACGCCATCGTATTGCCTCTTACTCGCAACAAAGTCAGCGTTATGTTAACGCTTCGGCTTTTAACTATATTTTGCCGCCTGCTATTGCGAAAAACCCAGAAGCGAAAGCCTGTTTTGAAAAATGTATGTTGGATATCACCAAAGCTTATGGGGAATTAAAAGAATTATTGGAAAAAGATGGGCGTGGCGACAAAGCTAAAGAAGATGCACGTTTTGTTCTACCTCAGGCAACGGAAACGCGTATTGTTTTTACCATGAACTGTCGCTCTTTGTTAAACTTTTTTGAACATCGCTGTTGTTTAAGGGCTCAATGGGAAATTCGCCATTTGGCAGAGCTTATGCTTGAAGAATGTAAAGAAGTACTGCCGGTTGTTTTTCAATATGCCGGAGCAAAATGTGAAAGCCTTGGTTATTGTCCTGAAAGCGAAAAATTTACTTGCGGGCGTTATCCTCAAAAAAGTTAA
- the yihA gene encoding ribosome biogenesis GTP-binding protein YihA/YsxC yields MTENIDITKLFIGIELKATIFNLKQLDENSELTDLPHLALVGRSNVGKSSLLNCLAGRKSLAKVSASPGKTRSINLYQGHDYKGIPLLLADLPGYGYAKCSHSERESWRKLIEYYFDNAQGLKGLILLLDSRIAPQDSDKEMARYALNRGMFLVPVLTKVDKINQRERSLRQNEWENILNITPLLVSSKNRFGVIKMCEKMLELLEISV; encoded by the coding sequence ATGACAGAAAATATTGATATTACAAAGTTATTTATAGGCATTGAGTTAAAAGCAACAATTTTTAATTTAAAACAATTAGATGAGAACAGTGAATTAACAGACTTGCCTCATCTGGCTTTAGTCGGGCGTTCCAACGTTGGTAAATCAAGTTTGCTCAACTGTTTGGCGGGGCGGAAATCATTAGCCAAAGTTAGTGCCAGCCCGGGAAAAACTCGCAGTATTAATTTGTACCAAGGGCATGATTATAAAGGAATTCCGCTATTGTTGGCAGATCTACCCGGTTATGGTTATGCAAAGTGTAGTCATTCCGAACGAGAATCTTGGCGAAAGCTGATAGAATATTACTTTGATAATGCACAAGGATTAAAAGGACTTATCTTATTATTAGATAGTCGGATTGCACCGCAAGATTCAGATAAAGAAATGGCAAGATATGCTTTAAATAGAGGAATGTTTTTAGTTCCCGTGCTGACTAAAGTTGATAAAATAAATCAGCGTGAAAGGTCTTTAAGACAAAATGAATGGGAAAATATTTTAAATATTACTCCTCTTTTGGTGTCTAGTAAGAACCGCTTTGGAGTTATTAAAATGTGTGAAAAAATGTTGGAACTGTTAGAAATAAGCGTTTAA
- the murJ gene encoding murein biosynthesis integral membrane protein MurJ: MSIFTRNQHLGLASLILSLSILLSRFMGLIRFKVISYFYGVNIDTDIYFAAFAIPDFINYLLAGGYFSITLIPLLSESFAKDQDDAWTFYSAVFNWVSLAILSLTVVAWIFAFELARFSFPLLSVSELERLTYYTRIILPAQAMFLPGACFTALLYLRKQFVVPALTPLIYNGSIILGGIGAYYFVPDAGMEGFCWGVVVGAGLGSLILPYFTALSGGLKLRLALFHPLLKRFIILALPLMLGQSIVALDEQMLRIFGGLAAVGSVSLLSYAQKVMQVPVAVFAQAAGAASYPFLASLAAKGDEVAFSETLARSLKNTFLMITPVAVLMIVTAEPIIKLLFEQGEFKNTLECAILLQIMLLVVPLWGVQQLLGRAFYSRQDTLTPAILGTITTAVSVFFYWQGAVRYGARGVAIATCIALFLYTFALIVVWSFKFGSRVFSGIKLTLLKSLGSSILAGLVSHFLFISIYYSNEFQTIVGNKFLFAFLTLCLVSFVFALVHLSCNKVLGLPFLPLMFFSKKNK; this comes from the coding sequence ATGTCTATTTTTACACGCAACCAACATTTAGGTTTAGCCTCTCTGATTTTATCTCTTAGTATTTTATTGTCTCGCTTTATGGGCTTAATCAGGTTTAAGGTGATTTCATATTTTTATGGGGTCAATATTGATACGGATATTTATTTTGCCGCTTTTGCTATTCCTGATTTTATTAATTATTTGTTGGCGGGCGGTTATTTTTCTATTACTTTAATTCCGCTTTTATCGGAAAGTTTTGCCAAAGACCAAGATGATGCATGGACTTTTTATTCTGCCGTTTTTAACTGGGTTAGTTTGGCTATTCTGAGTTTAACAGTAGTGGCGTGGATTTTTGCTTTTGAACTGGCTCGTTTTAGTTTTCCTCTTTTAAGCGTAAGCGAACTTGAACGCTTAACATATTATACGCGCATTATTTTGCCTGCTCAGGCGATGTTTTTGCCGGGTGCTTGTTTTACGGCTTTATTATATTTGCGTAAACAGTTTGTTGTTCCCGCTTTGACCCCTTTAATTTATAATGGTTCTATTATTTTGGGTGGAATAGGGGCATATTATTTCGTGCCTGATGCCGGAATGGAAGGATTTTGTTGGGGTGTTGTTGTTGGTGCGGGGCTTGGAAGTTTGATTTTGCCTTATTTTACGGCTTTAAGCGGTGGTTTAAAGTTGCGTTTAGCGTTGTTCCACCCTTTGCTTAAGCGTTTTATCATTTTAGCCCTTCCTTTAATGCTAGGGCAATCGATAGTTGCCTTAGACGAACAAATGTTGCGTATTTTTGGAGGATTGGCAGCGGTTGGATCGGTGAGCTTATTATCTTACGCCCAAAAAGTTATGCAAGTGCCTGTTGCGGTTTTTGCTCAAGCGGCGGGGGCGGCTTCTTACCCTTTTCTTGCTTCTCTGGCGGCGAAAGGCGATGAGGTTGCATTTTCCGAAACTTTGGCACGCTCGCTAAAAAATACCTTTTTAATGATAACTCCGGTTGCTGTTTTAATGATTGTTACGGCCGAACCGATTATTAAATTATTGTTTGAACAGGGTGAATTTAAGAATACTCTTGAATGTGCGATTTTATTGCAAATTATGTTGTTGGTTGTACCTTTATGGGGTGTTCAACAACTACTTGGCAGGGCGTTTTATTCACGGCAAGATACTTTAACTCCGGCTATTTTGGGAACAATTACTACCGCAGTCTCGGTCTTTTTTTATTGGCAAGGTGCTGTGCGTTACGGAGCTAGAGGGGTGGCGATTGCAACTTGTATTGCCTTATTTTTATATACTTTTGCCTTAATCGTAGTTTGGAGCTTTAAGTTTGGCTCTCGAGTTTTTTCGGGTATTAAACTAACTTTGTTAAAAAGCTTGGGGTCTTCTATTTTGGCGGGCTTAGTTTCACATTTTCTTTTTATTTCAATATATTACTCAAACGAATTTCAAACTATAGTGGGTAATAAGTTTCTTTTTGCATTTTTGACGTTATGTTTGGTGAGTTTTGTGTTTGCCCTGGTGCATCTATCTTGCAATAAGGTTTTAGGTTTACCGTTTTTACCTCTTATGTTTTTCTCTAAAAAGAATAAGTAG